From Candidatus Paceibacterota bacterium, the proteins below share one genomic window:
- a CDS encoding GreA/GreB family elongation factor encodes MFLVLSLKRVREGGGRKNKKIKSSNLLQKEVVLINKAMYLEKKFYLTKKGLEKAKKEHEGLLDIKRRKIKGEAPELLHSEDLNPEYLSYLEDMELLDGRIAELELILKNAQIILPPKKEDKEKIMPGAKVLLEIDGLEDEFEIVGSFEANPSLGKISNESPVGKALLGRQAGEEFVISSPIKTAYKIKKIKYNLS; translated from the coding sequence TTGTTTTTAGTATTATCTTTAAAGAGGGTTAGGGAAGGAGGAGGAAGAAAGAATAAAAAAATAAAAAGCAGCAACCTCCTCCAAAAAGAGGTTGTTTTAATAAATAAGGCAATGTACTTGGAAAAAAAGTTTTATTTAACAAAAAAGGGACTTGAAAAGGCGAAAAAAGAGCACGAAGGCCTTTTGGATATTAAAAGGCGCAAAATAAAAGGTGAAGCGCCGGAGCTTTTGCATTCAGAGGACTTAAATCCCGAGTATTTGTCTTATCTTGAAGATATGGAGCTTTTGGATGGGAGAATTGCTGAACTTGAACTTATTCTAAAAAATGCCCAAATCATACTTCCTCCCAAAAAAGAAGACAAGGAAAAAATAATGCCCGGAGCCAAAGTTCTTCTTGAAATTGACGGACTTGAAGATGAATTCGAGATTGTCGGTAGCTTTGAAGCCAATCCTTCTTTGGGAAAAATTTCCAACGAATCTCCGGTAGGAAAAGCGCTTTTAGGACGGCAAGCTGGCGAAGAGTTTGTTATTTCTTCTCCAATTAAAACAGCTTACAAGATTAAGAAAATAAAATATAATCTTTCTTAA
- a CDS encoding replication-associated recombination protein A, producing the protein MEPLAFKIRPKNIEEFIGQDHLMGENKPLRLAIKQGHLFSFILWGPPGCGKTTLARIYAYSLKANIYELSAVSSGKKDIQKILEDNQSGIPKILFLDEIHRFSKSQQDFLLPYVESGEITLIGATTENPSFEVISALLSRCRVFVLDKLSEEEMDRIISRTKFNLDKKSKEWLIEVSDGDARQAITYIENTVNLYGKISLKTLKETIQSRFLKYDKKGEEHYNIISAFIKCMRAGQVNGALYYMARMIKGGEDPKFIARRMVIFASEDIGVANPTALVVANDVFRAVEIIGLPECAINLASGTVYLCKCKKDRSSYDAYLKAAFDAEKYGNLPVPLKLRNPSTNLMKDLGYGKDYEKYSKESFLPEKLKDKKYYKD; encoded by the coding sequence ATGGAACCGCTAGCTTTTAAAATCAGGCCAAAAAATATTGAAGAATTTATCGGGCAAGATCATTTAATGGGGGAAAACAAGCCCTTGCGGCTTGCTATAAAGCAGGGCCATCTTTTTTCTTTTATTCTCTGGGGCCCTCCGGGTTGTGGAAAAACTACTCTTGCTAGAATTTATGCTTATTCTTTAAAAGCAAATATTTACGAACTGTCTGCTGTTTCTTCAGGAAAAAAGGATATTCAAAAGATATTGGAAGATAATCAATCTGGCATTCCCAAGATTTTATTTCTAGACGAAATACATCGTTTTAGCAAATCCCAGCAGGACTTTTTGCTTCCCTATGTTGAATCGGGAGAGATTACCTTAATAGGAGCAACTACCGAAAATCCGAGCTTTGAAGTAATTTCCGCATTGCTTTCTCGATGCAGGGTTTTTGTCCTAGATAAGTTATCAGAAGAAGAAATGGACAGAATTATTTCCCGGACAAAATTCAATTTGGATAAAAAATCAAAGGAATGGCTGATAGAAGTTTCAGACGGAGATGCGAGGCAAGCTATTACATATATCGAAAATACTGTTAATCTATACGGAAAAATATCTTTAAAGACCTTAAAAGAGACAATACAGTCCAGGTTTTTAAAATATGATAAAAAAGGAGAAGAGCATTACAATATTATTTCCGCTTTTATAAAATGCATGAGGGCCGGACAGGTAAATGGCGCATTATATTATATGGCAAGAATGATCAAGGGAGGAGAAGACCCTAAGTTTATAGCAAGAAGAATGGTTATTTTCGCTTCCGAGGACATCGGAGTTGCCAACCCGACAGCTCTTGTTGTCGCAAACGATGTTTTTAGGGCGGTTGAAATTATCGGCTTGCCAGAATGCGCGATAAATTTGGCAAGCGGAACGGTTTATCTTTGCAAGTGCAAAAAAGACAGAAGCTCTTACGATGCTTATCTGAAAGCGGCCTTTGACGCTGAAAAATACGGTAATTTACCTGTTCCATTGAAACTACGCAATCCTTCCACAAATCTTATGAAAGATTTGGGATATGGAAAAGATTATGAGAAGTATTCCAAAGAGAGTTTTTTGCCCGAAAAACTAAAAGATAAAAAATATTACAAGGATTAA
- a CDS encoding TatD family hydrolase, with amino-acid sequence MIIDTHSHLNFNAYKKDLKEVLKRTIDNNIWIINVGSKYETSKKAVEIANMSKKGVYATIGLHPIHSTSGIMKIKTDKEEGGFETKGEEFNKKKYRELSKSDKVVAIGEIGLDYYYKPKTTKKKELFKEKQKKVFREQLDLAKELSLPVILHCRMAHKDVVYIIKDYNLKGVIHCFTGTVQEMKQYLNIGFYIGFNGIIFKMNLDKAIEECPLDRILIETDCPYLTPEKEGNKRNEPLFIKHVIEKIAKIKKVSSKEIEEKTFENASSLFGI; translated from the coding sequence ATGATTATAGACACTCATAGCCATCTTAATTTCAACGCTTACAAAAAAGACCTTAAAGAGGTCTTAAAAAGAACGATTGATAATAATATTTGGATTATTAATGTTGGTTCAAAATATGAAACAAGCAAAAAAGCGGTTGAAATTGCAAATATGAGCAAAAAAGGAGTTTATGCGACTATAGGCCTTCATCCAATACATTCCACCTCTGGAATTATGAAAATAAAGACAGACAAGGAAGAAGGAGGATTTGAAACAAAAGGCGAAGAATTCAACAAAAAAAAATATAGAGAGCTGTCAAAATCGGATAAAGTCGTTGCAATAGGAGAAATAGGACTTGATTATTATTACAAGCCCAAAACGACAAAAAAGAAAGAGCTTTTTAAAGAAAAGCAAAAAAAGGTTTTTAGAGAGCAGCTTGATTTAGCTAAAGAGCTTTCTTTGCCGGTTATCTTGCACTGCAGAATGGCCCATAAGGACGTTGTTTATATTATTAAAGATTATAATCTTAAGGGAGTAATCCATTGTTTTACGGGAACAGTCCAAGAGATGAAACAATATTTAAATATTGGCTTTTATATTGGATTTAATGGTATTATTTTCAAAATGAACTTAGACAAGGCGATTGAAGAATGCCCTCTTGATAGAATTCTAATTGAAACCGACTGCCCTTATCTTACTCCTGAAAAAGAAGGAAACAAAAGGAACGAACCTCTTTTTATAAAGCATGTGATAGAAAAAATAGCTAAAATAAAAAAGGTTTCTTCTAAAGAAATTGAAGAGAAGACATTTGAGAATGCTTCTTCTCTTTTTGGAATATGA
- the csrA gene encoding carbon storage regulator CsrA, which produces MLVLSRKKNESIVINDDITIIVVEIRGDKVRLGIEAPKEVPVHRKEVFDAITKSRQETK; this is translated from the coding sequence ATGTTGGTGCTTTCTCGAAAAAAGAACGAGAGTATTGTCATTAACGACGATATTACGATTATCGTCGTTGAAATTAGAGGCGACAAAGTTCGCCTCGGCATTGAGGCCCCAAAGGAGGTTCCTGTCCACCGCAAGGAGGTGTTTGACGCAATCACAAAAAGCAGGCAGGAAACCAAGTAG